The following are from one region of the Gossypium hirsutum isolate 1008001.06 chromosome D03, Gossypium_hirsutum_v2.1, whole genome shotgun sequence genome:
- the LOC107950535 gene encoding cinnamoyl-CoA reductase-like SNL6: protein MASSRTVCVMDASGHLGSALVHLLLHRGYTVHAALQPHPNGFQSVEELLPSSNKNLKIFDADPFDYHSITAALKGCCGLFYCFQPPSDHSTYDEFMAEIEARAAHNVLEACAQTDTIEKVVFTSSVTAVIWNESRTGSDLDEKNWTDINFCKKFKLWHALSKTLAEKSAWALAMDRGINMVTINGGLLMTPDLTITNPYLKGAAEMYEDGVFVTVDLRFIADAHICVFEDVSSYGRYLCFNHVINCSHDADKLAQMLLPSSDPSPPQSWEKARIYQQRISNKKLNNLMMEFENDLLLSN from the exons ATGGCAAGCTCAAGGACTGTTTGTGTAATGGATGCTTCCGGCCACCTTGGCTCCGCCCTTGTCCACTTGCTCTTACATAGAGGCTACACTGTTCATGCTGCCCTTCAACCCCATCCAAATGGGTTCCAATCAGTTGAGGAGCTGTTGCCTAGTAGTAATAAAAATTTGAAGATATTCGATGCAGACCCTTTTGATTACCACAGCATTACAGCTGCATTGAAGGGATGTTGTGGTTTATTCTACTGCTTTCAGCCTCCATCTGACCATTCTACTTATGAT GAATTCATGGCGGAAATTGAGGCAAGAGCTGCACACAATGTGTTGGAAGCATGTGCTCAAACAGATACAATAGAGAAGGTGGTTTTCACATCCTCCGTAACCGCCGTCATATGGAACGAAAGTCGAACTGGTTCCGACCTGGACGAAAAGAACTGGACCGACATCAATTTTTGCAAGAAGTTTAAG TTATGGCATGCACTGTCGAAAACGTTGGCGGAAAAGTCAGCTTGGGCACTGGCAATGGACCGAGGCATAAACATGGTGACCATTAATGGAGGATTGTTGATGACGCCTGACCTAACCATCACAAATCCATATCTAAAAGGAGCAGCTGAGATGTATGAAGATGGGGTATTTGTTACAGTGGATCTAAGGTTCATAGCCGACGCTCATATTTGTGTGTTCGAAGATGTATCATCGTATGGACGATATCTATGCTTCAACCATGTAATCAATTGCAGCCATGATGCTGATAAACTTGCTCAAATGCTATTACCATCCTCTGATCCTTCACCTCCTCAAAG TTGGGAGAAGGCGAGAATCTACCAGCAAAGAATAAGCAATAAGAAGTTGAACAATTTGATGATGGAGTTTGAGAATGATCTACTTTTAAGCAATTGA
- the LOC107950534 gene encoding uncharacterized protein produces the protein MWVEIICGLVFYRLFRRFFYGSDDVLEFETSDFDATFSVANRLEKLYGGKVYVGLHIPDVNTGSRQNIDIVLVTKREAAVISVQNLAGFISIHEDGSWTCEGGSSQSAVCSPDPVSEAKNQASVLESYIEQRGVAIPEGYFSYKVVIPNPKFRTFYNNFPSEVITYDQWVQLKPEPRSMLSGWIKSAFRGGKKEMQESFHQQLNFILSTAPMWDRLEVKDNKYVLGEFLEFKGKQEDILALRNIKRSKVSRLVIQKISMFGLAHSKLQVLYSPRDYRSGGALASEWKEVSVRSSTEVIFQPQNSTKVCKFKLSSIMSMSLSA, from the exons ATGTGGGTGGAGATCATCTGTGGACTTGTCTTTTACCGCTTGTTCCGCCGCTTCTTCTACGGCTCCGACGACGTTTTGGAGTTCGAAACCTCTGATTTTGATGCTACTTTCTCCGTCGCCAATAG ACTTGAAAAGCTTTATGGTGGAAAGGTGTATGTGGGGCTTCACATTCCGGATGTCAACACTGGCTCTCGACAGAATATCGATATTGTTCTTGTTACTAAAAG AGAAGCAGCAGTTATTTCTGTCCAGAATCTAGCAGGGTTCATTTCTATACATGAGGATGGTAGCTGGACCTGTGAAGGTGGCAGTAGCCAAAGTGCAGTGTGTAGTCCTGATCCC GTTTCAGAGGCTAAAAACCAAGCTTCAGTCCTCGAATCATATATTGAACAAAGGGGAGTTGCTATACCTGAAGGATATTTTTCATACAAAGTTGTAATTCCTAATCCAAAATTCCG TACCTTTTATAACAATTTTCCGTCCGAGGTTATCACTTATGATCAATGGGTGCAACTAAAACCAGAACCAAGAAGTATGTTATCTGGATGGATTAAAAGTGCCTTTCGTGGTGGGAAGAAGGAGATGCAGGAATCTTTTCATCAGCAACTTAACTTTATTCTCAGCACAGCTCCCATGTGGGACAG GCTGGAGGTTAAAGATAACAAATATGTTCTTGGAGAATTTCTGGAATTTAAAGGGAAGCAAGAGGACATCCTAGCTTTGAGAAATATCAAGAGATCAAAAGTTAGTCGACTTGTCATCCAAAAGATTAGCATGTTTGGATTAG CCCATTCAAAGCTTCAGGTTTTGTACTCTCCTCGAGATTATCGAAGTGGAGGAGCTTTGGCTTCCGAGTGGAAAGAAGTAAGCGTAAGATCAAGTACAGAGGTCATATTCCAGCCTCAAAATTCTACCAAAGTCTGCAAATTCAAGCTTTCTTCGATCATGTCTATGTCGCTAAGTGCCTAA